From Rhizobium favelukesii, the proteins below share one genomic window:
- a CDS encoding efflux RND transporter permease subunit → MNVIEMQDKPASGKQTFTALFVRRPILALVFNALMIVAGLAAYAGIEVRELPDVDRPIVTVRTTFEGASPQTIDQELTKVIEGAAARVSGLKSISSSSQFGQSRVTLEFSDSIDLAVVANDVRDAIGRISDRLPEEADAPQIVKADSDSQPIMRLAVTSSKLNMDDLTLLVENQVIDRLASVDGVADVETYGDQEKVFRVDVNQSELASRGLTVGDLTKALSSAALDMPAGSLKSPTQTIVVRAMASLQTPEDFANVILQNRVRLGDVANVTLGPRDGQTALRSNGVPGIGLGVIRQAQSNTLNISNGIKDAVAELSKTLPEGTRITITSDDAVFIQGAIHEVVLALILAAVIVTGVIYLFLRDWRATIIPAVSMPVALIGTLAAVYLVGFSINILTLLAIVLATGLVVDDAIVVLENIVRRRSEGMGPRAAAVLGTREVFFAVIATTATLAAVFIPLSFLPGQVGGLFREFGFVLAFSVGLSSIVALTLCPMLASRILTKEMLEDHGLLGRFGTWFADTYRWSLHACLNAPLVVIVVSAIFAGAAVLAFSTVRSELTPNEDRALVMMRLTTPQGSSLEYTRDKMQRVEEYLQPLVDSGDISNVFSISGQGGQVNSGFMVLTLAPWGERHRTQAEIVADINRAAARVPALRGNAIQSNSLRIRGAGNGLQMALVGNDHEALTTAAAQLVQALDAKGHYDTPRLSNEPTQAQVSVTFDRERASDLGIDITGLSTAMQSLLEGRSVVDVFVKGEAYPVLLTSNTRPLDDPTDLENVFLKTGDGKIVPMSVIASLTESSVAPQLNREQQLASVAITAGLKNGLSLGDAVKEVTEISKSILPPGARLVPLAEAATLEENSSGMALTFGFAIVIIFLVLAAQFESVLSSVIIMSTVPLGLACAVFALIITGSSLNIYSQIGLVLLVGVMAKNGILIVEFANQLRDRGEDVRTAIEKACALRLRPVMMTMIATILGGVPLVFAHGAGAEARVALGWVIVGGLGFATLVTLYITPVAYLLIARFAKPHAHEEERLHEEMAHASRPPAPKAGRLQAAE, encoded by the coding sequence ATGAACGTGATCGAGATGCAGGACAAGCCGGCTTCCGGCAAACAGACCTTTACCGCGCTGTTCGTCCGGCGTCCCATCCTTGCGCTGGTCTTCAATGCCTTGATGATCGTCGCCGGCCTTGCGGCCTATGCCGGAATCGAAGTGCGCGAACTGCCTGATGTCGATCGGCCCATCGTGACCGTTCGCACCACTTTCGAGGGCGCGTCGCCGCAGACGATCGACCAGGAACTGACGAAGGTGATCGAGGGCGCGGCGGCTCGCGTCAGCGGCCTCAAGTCGATTTCCTCCAGTTCGCAGTTCGGCCAGAGCCGGGTGACGCTCGAATTCTCGGACTCAATCGATCTTGCCGTCGTGGCAAACGATGTGCGCGACGCCATCGGCCGTATCTCAGATCGTCTGCCCGAGGAGGCAGATGCGCCGCAGATCGTCAAGGCAGATTCCGATTCTCAGCCGATCATGCGACTTGCCGTGACCTCGTCCAAGCTCAACATGGATGACCTGACCCTTCTCGTGGAAAACCAGGTCATCGACCGCCTTGCCTCGGTCGACGGTGTTGCCGATGTCGAGACCTATGGCGACCAAGAGAAGGTGTTCCGTGTCGACGTCAACCAGAGCGAACTTGCCAGTCGTGGGCTGACTGTTGGCGATCTGACGAAGGCGCTGTCGAGCGCTGCCCTCGATATGCCGGCCGGATCGTTGAAGAGCCCGACGCAGACGATCGTCGTGCGTGCGATGGCGAGTCTGCAGACGCCGGAGGATTTCGCCAACGTCATTTTGCAGAACCGCGTGCGCCTCGGCGATGTGGCGAACGTTACGCTCGGACCGCGCGACGGACAGACGGCACTGCGCTCCAACGGCGTTCCCGGCATCGGTCTCGGCGTCATCCGCCAGGCGCAGTCGAATACGCTGAACATTTCGAACGGCATCAAGGACGCCGTTGCCGAGCTTTCGAAGACGCTTCCCGAGGGCACGCGGATCACCATCACCAGCGATGATGCCGTCTTCATCCAGGGGGCGATTCATGAGGTCGTGCTGGCGTTGATCCTGGCCGCCGTCATCGTTACCGGCGTGATCTATCTTTTCCTGCGGGATTGGCGCGCGACGATCATCCCTGCCGTCAGCATGCCGGTGGCGCTGATCGGAACCCTTGCGGCCGTCTATCTCGTCGGCTTCTCGATCAACATCCTGACGCTTCTTGCGATCGTGTTGGCCACGGGTCTCGTCGTGGACGACGCGATCGTCGTTCTCGAGAACATTGTGCGCCGCCGATCGGAAGGCATGGGGCCGCGGGCGGCCGCCGTGCTTGGCACACGTGAGGTGTTCTTTGCGGTGATCGCGACGACTGCGACGCTTGCCGCAGTCTTCATTCCGCTGTCCTTCCTGCCGGGGCAGGTGGGTGGCCTGTTCCGCGAATTCGGCTTCGTGCTGGCCTTCTCGGTCGGCCTCTCGTCCATCGTCGCTTTGACCTTGTGCCCGATGCTCGCCTCGCGGATATTGACGAAGGAGATGCTCGAGGACCACGGACTTCTCGGCCGTTTCGGCACCTGGTTTGCTGATACCTACCGGTGGTCGTTGCATGCCTGCCTGAATGCGCCGCTCGTCGTCATCGTCGTTTCCGCGATTTTCGCGGGAGCGGCTGTGCTGGCCTTCTCGACGGTTCGAAGCGAGCTGACGCCGAACGAAGACCGCGCCCTGGTGATGATGCGCCTGACAACACCGCAGGGTTCCAGTCTCGAATATACCCGCGACAAGATGCAGCGGGTTGAAGAGTATCTTCAGCCGCTCGTCGACAGCGGTGATATCAGCAACGTCTTTTCCATCTCCGGGCAAGGCGGGCAGGTCAACAGCGGCTTCATGGTGCTGACGCTGGCGCCGTGGGGTGAGCGCCACCGCACGCAGGCGGAGATTGTCGCCGATATCAACCGGGCGGCTGCAAGGGTTCCGGCTCTGCGCGGCAATGCGATCCAGTCGAACAGCCTGCGCATTCGCGGCGCCGGCAATGGATTGCAGATGGCTTTGGTTGGTAACGATCATGAGGCACTGACGACCGCAGCCGCTCAATTGGTCCAGGCACTCGACGCAAAAGGGCATTACGATACGCCGCGATTGAGCAACGAGCCGACCCAGGCTCAGGTGTCGGTCACGTTCGACCGCGAGCGGGCCTCCGATCTCGGCATCGACATTACCGGCCTCTCAACGGCCATGCAGTCGCTGCTGGAAGGGCGCTCGGTCGTCGATGTTTTCGTCAAGGGTGAAGCCTATCCGGTGCTGCTCACCTCCAACACCCGGCCCCTTGACGATCCGACGGATCTAGAGAACGTCTTCCTGAAGACCGGTGATGGCAAGATCGTGCCGATGTCGGTGATCGCGTCGCTGACGGAAAGCTCGGTCGCGCCGCAGCTGAACCGCGAACAGCAGCTCGCCTCGGTGGCGATCACTGCCGGCCTGAAGAACGGTCTCTCGCTCGGAGATGCCGTCAAGGAAGTGACCGAGATCTCCAAATCGATCCTGCCGCCCGGCGCCCGTCTCGTCCCTCTCGCTGAGGCCGCGACACTGGAAGAGAACTCGAGCGGCATGGCGCTGACCTTTGGCTTTGCCATCGTCATCATCTTTCTGGTTTTGGCCGCGCAGTTCGAAAGCGTGCTGTCGTCGGTGATCATCATGTCGACGGTGCCGCTCGGGCTCGCATGCGCCGTCTTCGCACTGATCATCACCGGGTCGAGCCTCAACATCTACAGCCAGATCGGCCTTGTGCTGCTTGTGGGCGTGATGGCGAAGAATGGTATTCTGATCGTCGAGTTCGCGAACCAGCTGCGCGATCGCGGCGAGGATGTGCGCACAGCGATCGAGAAGGCGTGTGCGCTGCGTCTGCGACCCGTGATGATGACGATGATCGCGACCATCCTCGGCGGCGTTCCGCTGGTCTTTGCGCATGGCGCTGGCGCGGAAGCGCGCGTCGCGCTCGGCTGGGTCATTGTCGGGGGGCTCGGCTTTGCGACGCTGGTGACGCTCTACATTACGCCGGTCGCCTACCTGCTTATCGCCCGCTTTGCGAAGCCGCATGCTCATGAAGAGGAGCGCCTCCACGAAGAAATGGCTCACGCATCGCGGCCTCCGGCACCAAAGGCAGGCCGACTGCAGGCGGCAGAATAG
- a CDS encoding efflux RND transporter periplasmic adaptor subunit, translating to MPFWKQFIVCLVVIAAGFAGWVYFVPGAGETLRKAGFREVSKLAPDEAVPQLAASGEGQSRRPGGGALAPVLVATQAVVRGIVNDRLSAIGTGDAIRSVVVMPQASGTIREILIKSGDRITKGQVLAKLDSEEQVIARGQADVALKSAIEKSSLYHNIKSSVSRMDVFDAEIAEQGARLQLQAADLNLERRSIVAPIDGIVGIIPINIGDNVSTTTPVATLDDRTEILVDYWVPERFANTITVGQPVEATSVARPGRVFSGAVEAIDNRIDAASRTMRVRARIDNASDELRAGMSFNVGMKFGGDRYPAVDPLSVQWDSQGAFVWKVVDGKSGKVRVSIVQRNPDYILVKADLKDGDAIVTEGLQRVREGGGVRVAGEVASNSEPATQ from the coding sequence ATGCCATTTTGGAAGCAGTTTATCGTTTGCCTTGTCGTGATTGCTGCCGGCTTTGCTGGATGGGTATACTTTGTGCCGGGAGCTGGCGAGACGCTGCGCAAGGCCGGCTTTAGGGAGGTTTCCAAGCTAGCGCCCGACGAGGCTGTACCGCAGCTGGCGGCCAGTGGAGAAGGGCAGTCGAGGCGTCCCGGTGGCGGAGCCCTTGCCCCCGTTCTGGTCGCCACGCAAGCCGTTGTTCGTGGCATTGTCAATGATCGGTTGAGCGCCATCGGCACGGGGGATGCGATCCGCTCTGTCGTGGTGATGCCACAGGCGAGCGGCACGATCCGCGAAATCCTCATCAAATCGGGCGACAGGATCACCAAGGGGCAGGTCCTTGCGAAACTCGACAGCGAAGAGCAAGTCATCGCTCGCGGTCAGGCGGATGTGGCGCTGAAGAGCGCCATCGAGAAATCCAGTCTCTACCACAACATCAAATCCAGCGTATCGCGCATGGATGTCTTCGATGCCGAAATCGCGGAGCAGGGCGCGCGGCTGCAGCTGCAGGCCGCCGATCTCAATCTTGAACGCCGCAGCATCGTTGCGCCGATCGATGGCATCGTCGGCATTATCCCTATCAACATCGGCGACAACGTCTCGACAACCACGCCTGTCGCGACGCTCGACGACCGAACGGAAATTCTTGTCGACTATTGGGTGCCCGAGCGCTTCGCCAACACCATCACGGTCGGCCAGCCGGTTGAGGCAACGTCGGTAGCCCGGCCCGGTCGGGTATTCTCGGGCGCGGTCGAAGCAATCGACAACCGCATCGACGCGGCCAGCCGCACAATGCGCGTTCGGGCCCGTATCGACAACGCATCGGACGAGCTGCGCGCCGGCATGTCCTTCAATGTCGGGATGAAGTTTGGGGGTGACCGATATCCGGCGGTCGATCCGCTTTCGGTCCAGTGGGACTCGCAAGGGGCTTTTGTTTGGAAGGTTGTCGACGGCAAGTCCGGCAAGGTGCGGGTCAGTATCGTGCAGCGCAATCCCGACTACATTCTCGTCAAAGCCGATCTGAAGGATGGCGATGCCATCGTCACCGAGGGCCTGCAGCGCGTCCGTGAGGGCGGCGGGGTGCGGGTTGCCGGCGAAGTCGCGTCGAATTCGGAGCCTGCCACGCAATGA
- a CDS encoding ATP-dependent helicase produces MSNSFDDIPFFDEEPGEPPRKQPTPAASAAGGLAARAMAARDGGKRPDYLSGLNPEQTEAVETLEGPVLVLAGAGTGKTRVLTTRIAHILNTGRAFPSQILAVTFTNKAAREMKERIAVLVGGAVEGMPWLGTFHSIGVRLLRRHAEMVGLRSDFTILDTDDVVRLIKQLIQAEGLDDKRWPAKQFAGMIDTWKNKGLGPGDIAEGDARAFANGKGRELYVAYQQRLSTLNACDFGDLLMHPIAIFRKNPDLLKEYHGRFRYILVDEYQDTNTAQYMWLRLLAQRPKGEPQNVCCVGDDDQSIYGWRGAEVDNILRFEKDFPGAKVIKLERNYRSTAHILGAAGHLIAHNEGRLGKTLFTDRSDPEDIKVQVHASWDSEVEAREIGEEIEQLQRGNPDGKRHLLNDMAILVRASFQMREFEDRFVTLGLNYRVIGGPRFYERLEIRDAMAYFRLVAQPADDLAFERIINTPKRGLGDTTVRALHDYARARDIPMLAAAADMIETDELKPKARKALFDVVQSFRRWQEMLENTPHTELAEQILEESGYTDMWKNDKSADAPTRLENLKELIRSMESFESMRGFLEHVSLVMDAEQNENLDAVSIMTLHSAKGLEFDTVFLPGWEEGLFPHQRSLDESGRAGLEEERRLAYVGITRAKHRCHIWFVSNRRIHGLWQSTIPSRFLDELPETHVEVAEAEQSYGGYGRGGYGQSRFDKADPFANSYSTPGWKRAQQNKTDATRDNWGTRSGHAVERIGYGESGPRGRTIDGELVAKSTATEPSKFKTGDRVFHLKFGNGNIIEIEGNKLTIDFDRAGQKRVLDGFVERVS; encoded by the coding sequence ATGAGCAATAGTTTCGACGATATCCCCTTCTTCGATGAAGAGCCGGGCGAGCCGCCGCGCAAGCAGCCGACCCCTGCCGCTTCCGCCGCCGGAGGGCTCGCCGCCCGGGCCATGGCCGCTCGAGATGGCGGCAAGCGCCCCGATTACCTTTCCGGCTTGAACCCCGAGCAGACCGAAGCCGTCGAAACGCTGGAAGGCCCCGTCCTCGTGCTCGCGGGCGCAGGCACTGGCAAGACACGTGTCCTCACGACGCGCATTGCCCATATCCTCAACACCGGCCGCGCATTCCCCTCGCAGATCCTCGCCGTCACCTTCACCAACAAGGCTGCCCGCGAGATGAAGGAGCGCATTGCCGTTCTCGTCGGCGGTGCTGTTGAGGGCATGCCATGGCTCGGCACCTTCCACTCGATCGGCGTGAGGCTTCTGCGCCGCCATGCCGAAATGGTCGGCCTGCGCTCCGACTTCACGATTCTCGATACCGACGACGTCGTCCGTCTGATCAAGCAGCTCATCCAGGCGGAAGGTCTCGATGACAAGCGATGGCCTGCCAAGCAGTTCGCCGGCATGATCGACACCTGGAAGAACAAGGGCCTCGGCCCCGGCGACATCGCGGAAGGCGACGCACGCGCCTTCGCCAACGGCAAGGGCCGCGAACTTTACGTCGCCTACCAGCAACGGCTTTCGACGCTGAACGCCTGCGATTTCGGCGATCTCTTGATGCACCCGATCGCGATTTTCCGGAAGAACCCGGATCTTCTGAAGGAGTATCACGGCCGCTTTCGCTACATCCTCGTCGACGAATATCAGGACACCAACACCGCCCAGTATATGTGGCTGCGGCTGCTCGCGCAGCGCCCCAAGGGTGAGCCGCAGAACGTTTGCTGCGTCGGCGACGACGACCAGTCGATCTATGGGTGGCGCGGCGCCGAGGTGGACAACATCCTGCGCTTCGAAAAGGATTTCCCGGGCGCCAAGGTCATCAAGCTGGAGCGCAACTACCGTTCGACGGCGCATATCCTCGGTGCGGCCGGCCACCTGATCGCTCACAACGAAGGCCGCCTCGGCAAGACGCTCTTCACTGATCGGAGCGATCCCGAAGACATCAAGGTCCAGGTGCACGCCTCCTGGGATTCCGAAGTGGAAGCCAGGGAAATCGGCGAGGAAATCGAGCAGCTTCAGCGCGGCAATCCCGATGGCAAGCGGCATCTGCTGAACGACATGGCGATCCTCGTGCGCGCCTCCTTCCAGATGCGCGAATTCGAAGACCGCTTCGTGACGTTGGGCCTCAACTACCGCGTGATTGGCGGCCCGCGCTTCTACGAGCGCCTCGAAATCCGCGATGCCATGGCCTATTTCCGCCTCGTCGCACAGCCTGCCGACGACCTCGCCTTCGAGCGCATCATCAACACCCCGAAGCGTGGTCTCGGCGACACCACCGTGCGCGCCCTTCACGATTACGCTCGCGCCCGCGATATTCCGATGCTGGCGGCAGCCGCCGACATGATCGAGACCGACGAGTTGAAGCCGAAGGCTCGCAAGGCCCTCTTCGACGTCGTCCAATCCTTCCGCCGCTGGCAGGAAATGCTGGAAAATACGCCCCATACCGAGCTTGCCGAGCAGATTCTCGAAGAGTCGGGCTATACCGATATGTGGAAGAACGACAAGTCGGCCGACGCGCCGACCCGTCTCGAAAACCTGAAGGAACTGATCCGCTCGATGGAAAGCTTCGAGTCGATGCGCGGCTTTCTCGAGCACGTCTCGCTGGTCATGGACGCCGAGCAGAATGAAAATCTCGACGCCGTCTCGATCATGACGCTGCATTCCGCCAAGGGCCTGGAGTTCGACACCGTCTTCCTGCCCGGCTGGGAGGAAGGTCTCTTCCCCCACCAGCGTTCGCTCGATGAAAGTGGTCGCGCCGGCCTCGAAGAAGAACGCCGCCTCGCCTATGTCGGCATCACCCGCGCCAAGCACCGCTGCCACATCTGGTTCGTCTCCAACCGACGGATCCACGGTCTCTGGCAATCCACCATCCCGTCGCGTTTTCTCGATGAACTACCGGAAACGCATGTCGAAGTGGCGGAAGCCGAGCAGAGCTACGGCGGCTATGGTCGCGGCGGCTACGGCCAATCGCGCTTCGATAAGGCTGATCCCTTCGCCAACTCTTATTCGACGCCGGGCTGGAAGCGCGCGCAGCAGAACAAGACGGACGCCACCCGCGACAACTGGGGCACCCGTTCCGGCCACGCTGTGGAGCGCATCGGCTACGGCGAAAGCGGCCCGCGCGGCCGCACTATCGATGGCGAACTGGTGGCAAAATCCACAGCGACCGAGCCCTCGAAATTCAAGACCGGAGACCGCGTCTTCCACTTGAAATTCGGCAACGGCAACATCATCGAGATCGAGGGCAACAAGCTGACCATCGATTTTGACCGGGCTGGCCAGAAGAGAGTGCTCGATGGGTTTGTGGAGCGGGTTTCGTAG
- a CDS encoding DUF488 domain-containing protein produces MAISVVQLGSARAAGEGVRIGTVRRPPRGVPKEEFSSRNYYDVWLPILSPSQALVSEAKAATTDAEWAAFVRSFRKEMKVPEASHVLDLFATLSNASHFSIGCYCENESRCHRSVLRRLLEERNATFAAEACA; encoded by the coding sequence GTGGCTATCAGTGTCGTTCAATTAGGTTCGGCGCGGGCTGCCGGCGAGGGGGTGCGCATCGGCACCGTCCGCCGACCGCCGCGCGGTGTGCCGAAGGAGGAATTTTCCAGCCGCAACTATTATGACGTCTGGCTGCCGATCCTTTCGCCGAGCCAGGCCCTGGTGAGCGAAGCGAAGGCGGCGACCACGGACGCCGAATGGGCGGCGTTTGTGCGCAGCTTCAGGAAGGAAATGAAAGTGCCGGAGGCGAGCCACGTGCTCGACCTGTTCGCCACGCTTTCGAATGCCAGCCATTTTTCAATCGGCTGTTACTGCGAGAATGAAAGCAGATGCCATCGAAGCGTATTGCGGCGCCTGCTTGAAGAGCGGAATGCAACGTTTGCGGCGGAAGCCTGCGCCTAG
- a CDS encoding methyltransferase family protein, producing the protein MSYWQDWLFLANFCGWCAALMAYFVKRDPALVRQRLSVGPAAEREPSQKRIQLFNSIAIIALFVVSALDCRFGWSGTIPVAVVLLGNVLIALGFVGCFFVFRQNSFAAAMVRVTEEQRVISTGLYGMVRHPMYASVLPMFLGVPLALGCYWGVLVVLPVPGGLVARLLDEEKHLVKQLTGYADYREKVRWRLFPGLW; encoded by the coding sequence ATGTCTTACTGGCAAGACTGGCTGTTTCTCGCGAATTTCTGCGGCTGGTGCGCAGCCCTCATGGCGTATTTTGTCAAGCGCGACCCGGCGTTGGTCCGGCAGCGTTTGAGCGTCGGACCCGCTGCGGAACGGGAGCCATCGCAAAAGCGGATACAACTCTTCAACAGTATCGCAATCATAGCGCTTTTCGTTGTCTCGGCGCTCGATTGCAGGTTCGGTTGGTCGGGCACCATTCCTGTCGCTGTCGTGCTTCTCGGCAATGTATTGATCGCCCTCGGCTTCGTCGGGTGCTTCTTCGTCTTCCGGCAAAATTCCTTCGCCGCGGCAATGGTGCGCGTAACGGAAGAGCAGCGGGTGATCTCGACAGGGCTCTACGGTATGGTGCGCCATCCCATGTATGCCTCAGTGTTGCCGATGTTCCTCGGCGTGCCCTTGGCGCTGGGCTGCTATTGGGGCGTGCTTGTGGTACTCCCGGTCCCTGGCGGTCTCGTCGCGCGGCTGCTCGACGAGGAGAAACACCTTGTGAAGCAATTGACCGGCTATGCCGACTACCGCGAGAAAGTCAGATGGCGTCTTTTCCCTGGCCTCTGGTAA
- a CDS encoding sugar MFS transporter, translating into MAGIITNNAATIRPASTSPAANYQFALVALTSLFFMWGFITCLNDILIPHLKNVFQLNYTQSMLIQLCFFGAYFIVSLPAGALVKRISYKWGIVAGLLISAIGCALFIPAASYRVYALFLGALFVLATGITLLQVAANPYVTVLGPPDTAASRLTLTQAFNSLGTTLAPMFGAFLILSAATAAVAGATPEQLDALRLAEAGAVKLPYMMLAVAFLLLAALFAALKLPHVEGAEDIEPITGGGSAWQHRHLVLGAVGIFLYVGAEVSIGSFLVNFMSQPDIAGFSETEAAHHVSYFWGGAMIGRFVGAVVMRYVNDGKALAFNAVAVILLLLLTVFSGGHVAMWSVLSIGLFNSIMFPTIFSLALYGLGKYTSQGSGILCLAIVGGALLPLVQGALADTVGIHLAFLMPVLCYAYIAFYGLKGHRPT; encoded by the coding sequence GTGGCTGGTATCATCACCAACAATGCCGCGACGATACGCCCGGCATCGACTTCCCCAGCAGCGAATTATCAGTTTGCCCTTGTGGCCCTGACATCGCTGTTCTTCATGTGGGGCTTCATCACCTGCCTGAACGACATTCTCATTCCGCACCTGAAGAACGTCTTCCAGCTGAACTACACGCAATCGATGCTGATCCAGCTCTGCTTCTTCGGCGCATACTTTATCGTCTCCCTCCCCGCCGGCGCGCTCGTCAAGCGTATCAGCTATAAGTGGGGCATTGTAGCGGGCCTCCTCATCTCGGCGATCGGCTGCGCGCTCTTCATTCCGGCGGCGAGTTACCGTGTCTACGCTCTCTTCCTCGGCGCCTTATTCGTGCTGGCAACCGGGATCACCTTGCTGCAGGTGGCAGCGAACCCCTATGTCACGGTGCTCGGCCCGCCCGACACGGCTGCAAGCCGCCTGACGCTGACACAGGCATTCAATTCGCTCGGCACCACGCTTGCCCCGATGTTCGGCGCGTTCCTGATCCTGTCCGCTGCGACGGCCGCCGTTGCCGGCGCGACACCCGAACAGCTGGATGCTCTGAGACTGGCAGAAGCCGGCGCCGTGAAGCTTCCCTACATGATGCTGGCTGTCGCCTTCCTGTTGCTGGCAGCGCTCTTTGCAGCCCTGAAGCTGCCGCACGTCGAAGGCGCCGAAGACATCGAGCCGATTACCGGTGGCGGCTCGGCCTGGCAGCATCGCCATCTGGTGCTCGGCGCGGTCGGCATTTTCCTCTATGTCGGCGCAGAGGTGAGCATCGGCAGCTTCCTCGTCAACTTCATGAGCCAGCCGGACATTGCCGGCTTTTCGGAAACCGAGGCCGCTCATCACGTGTCCTACTTCTGGGGCGGTGCGATGATCGGCCGCTTCGTTGGCGCTGTCGTGATGCGCTACGTCAATGACGGCAAGGCATTGGCCTTCAATGCAGTCGCAGTGATCCTGTTGCTGCTGCTCACCGTCTTCTCGGGCGGTCACGTGGCCATGTGGTCCGTGCTGTCAATCGGCCTCTTCAATTCGATCATGTTCCCGACGATCTTCAGCCTGGCGCTGTACGGTCTCGGAAAATATACCAGTCAGGGCTCCGGAATCCTTTGCCTGGCCATCGTCGGCGGCGCGCTGCTACCGCTGGTTCAGGGCGCCCTTGCCGACACCGTCGGCATACATCTCGCCTTCCTAATGCCGGTTCTGTGCTATGCTTACATCGCCTTTTATGGGCTGAAGGGGCACCGCCCAACCTGA
- the pncA gene encoding bifunctional nicotinamidase/pyrazinamidase, which yields MKALLLVDIQNGFCPGGNLAVPDGDDVVPIANRLIESGKYDLIIASQDWHPPGHGSFASSHPGKKPFEVGTLSGKPQMLWPDHCVQGTPDAELHPDLKMGKIDLILQKGENRNVDSYSAFRDNDQDALTGLADFLEGQDVTELDVCGLATDYCVKFSALDAIEMMPGVRVRFVEDASRGITPEGVTAAIEEMREHGIDIVTSRKVLEG from the coding sequence ATGAAAGCCTTGCTTCTAGTCGATATTCAGAATGGCTTTTGCCCGGGCGGCAACCTCGCTGTACCGGACGGCGACGACGTGGTTCCCATCGCAAACCGGCTGATCGAGAGCGGCAAATACGACCTGATCATCGCCTCCCAGGACTGGCATCCGCCCGGCCACGGCAGTTTCGCCTCCTCTCATCCCGGTAAGAAGCCATTCGAAGTCGGCACACTTTCCGGCAAGCCGCAGATGCTGTGGCCGGATCATTGCGTCCAGGGTACGCCGGACGCGGAACTGCATCCAGACCTCAAGATGGGGAAGATCGATCTCATCCTGCAAAAGGGTGAGAATCGCAACGTCGACAGCTACTCCGCCTTTCGCGACAATGATCAGGACGCACTGACGGGGCTCGCCGATTTTCTCGAAGGCCAGGACGTCACGGAACTCGACGTTTGCGGTCTCGCAACCGATTATTGCGTGAAGTTCTCGGCATTGGACGCGATCGAGATGATGCCGGGCGTGCGGGTTCGCTTTGTCGAAGATGCCAGCCGCGGTATCACGCCCGAAGGCGTCACGGCCGCGATCGAGGAGATGCGCGAGCATGGCATCGACATCGTCACCAGCCGGAAGGTTCTGGAAGGCTGA
- a CDS encoding DUF2164 domain-containing protein, with product MNQIEFSKEEKAELIARIQHYFGRELDQPIGLLKAEFVLEFFAKEVGAAYYKKGLEDAQAALTRRMDDFSEDVYQLQRNATE from the coding sequence ATGAATCAGATCGAATTTTCGAAGGAAGAGAAGGCCGAGCTCATTGCACGGATCCAGCATTATTTCGGTCGCGAGCTGGACCAGCCGATCGGCCTCCTCAAAGCGGAGTTCGTTCTCGAATTCTTTGCGAAGGAAGTTGGCGCCGCCTATTACAAGAAGGGGCTTGAAGACGCGCAGGCCGCCCTCACCAGACGCATGGATGACTTTTCCGAGGACGTCTATCAGTTGCAGCGGAATGCGACGGAGTGA
- a CDS encoding AzlC family ABC transporter permease: MSRADFFDGLRGGSAVALASAPFGALFGALAVDNGMSLAEVTFMSATVYAGASQMVGIELFGHNVQAWLIVASILAVNFRHVLYSAAIAPYIKHFSPIQKFFTFFLLVDPQFAVTAKRGESGKPVTFVWYLGFGIIIYIPWVLVSLLGGLLGSFIGDPKSIGLDILLPAYFLGIVLDFRHRDNFLPVAAVSAVASVIAYHYVGSPWHVSLGAAAGIILAALFPPPPREQELESDLHEV, translated from the coding sequence ATGAGTCGCGCTGATTTTTTCGACGGTTTGCGCGGTGGTTCAGCCGTTGCGCTGGCCTCGGCCCCGTTCGGGGCTTTGTTCGGAGCACTGGCGGTCGATAACGGCATGTCGCTTGCAGAAGTGACCTTCATGAGTGCCACGGTCTATGCCGGCGCGAGCCAGATGGTCGGCATCGAGCTCTTTGGTCATAACGTCCAGGCGTGGCTGATCGTCGCCTCCATTCTGGCTGTCAACTTTCGCCATGTCCTCTATTCGGCGGCAATCGCGCCTTACATCAAACACTTCTCTCCGATCCAGAAGTTCTTCACCTTTTTCCTGCTGGTCGATCCCCAGTTTGCGGTAACGGCAAAACGCGGCGAATCAGGCAAGCCAGTCACCTTTGTCTGGTATCTCGGCTTTGGCATCATCATCTACATACCCTGGGTCCTGGTCAGTCTGCTCGGCGGCCTGCTCGGCAGCTTCATCGGCGACCCGAAATCGATCGGACTGGACATCCTGCTGCCGGCCTATTTCCTCGGTATCGTCCTCGATTTCCGTCATCGCGACAATTTTCTGCCGGTTGCCGCCGTCAGCGCGGTCGCCTCTGTTATCGCCTATCATTATGTCGGCTCGCCTTGGCACGTCAGCCTGGGTGCCGCGGCGGGCATCATCCTTGCCGCCCTGTTCCCGCCCCCGCCTCGTGAACAGGAACTCGAATCCGATCTTCACGAGGTATGA